A genomic region of Trueperaceae bacterium contains the following coding sequences:
- a CDS encoding ferredoxin, with translation MAYVIAEPCIGTKDASCVDVCPVECIYEAEDQFYIHPEECIDCGACVPACPVDAIFPEIDVPAEWEPYIEKNARLSGL, from the coding sequence ATGGCTTACGTCATCGCCGAGCCCTGCATCGGCACGAAGGACGCCTCCTGCGTCGACGTCTGTCCCGTCGAGTGCATCTACGAGGCGGAGGACCAGTTCTACATCCACCCCGAGGAGTGCATCGACTGCGGGGCGTGCGTGCCCGCCTGCCCCGTCGACGCGATCTTCCCCGAGATCGACGTGCCTGCCGAGTGGGAGCCCTACATCGAGAAGAACGCCCGCCTCTCGGGCCTCTGA
- a CDS encoding sodium-translocating pyrophosphatase, producing MDLLITLVPLAAIAALVAAGLLARSIMAAPTGTERMVSISDAVRQGAAAYMNRQYRTIAVVAVVIAAVFAVVALTAEPGHDRTVWWWTTVGFLVGALFSGISGYVGMNVAVRANVRVAQAAREGLTGALKIAFDGGAVAGLAVAGLALLGVAGFFWLFTVALGLENPVEPLVGFAFGASLISLFARVGGGIYTKAADVGADLVGKVEAGIPEDDPRNPAVIADNVGDNVGDCAGMGADLFETYAVTAIGAVFLGFLLPGTGTVTSLVTFPLLLGAIAIVASVIGTQFVRLGPDGNIMGALYRGVYASAALSVVGFLLASWGLFRGVDLPALLGRDVTWFGLFLASLIGIAVVLLIMYITEYYTATRFRPVRRIAAASVTGSATNIISGLAVGMQSAALPTLVLVLAMFGAFQLAGLYGIAVAAVAMLSVTGMVVAMDTYGPITDNAGGIAEMAELDDSVRANTDALDAVGNTTKAVTKGYAIGSAALAALVLFADFAERLKLVDDLRFAEGAFRLNDPIVLVGLLVGAMLPFLFSSFLMESVGKAAGSVIEEVRRQFREIKGIMEGTAKPDYGKAVDIVTRAALREMALPGVMAVAAPLIVGFLWGPLALGGLLIGVIASGLMMALTMSNGGGAWDNAKKFIEDGNHGGKGSDAHAAAVVGDTVGDPYKDTAGPSINPLIKVINTVALIFAGVIALSGGWLL from the coding sequence ATGGACCTGTTGATCACCCTCGTACCGCTGGCAGCGATCGCCGCGCTCGTCGCGGCCGGCCTGCTGGCGCGGAGCATCATGGCGGCGCCGACCGGGACGGAGCGCATGGTCTCGATCTCGGACGCCGTGCGGCAGGGCGCGGCGGCGTACATGAACCGCCAGTACCGCACCATCGCCGTCGTAGCCGTGGTGATCGCGGCCGTCTTCGCCGTCGTCGCGCTCACAGCGGAGCCCGGCCACGACCGCACCGTCTGGTGGTGGACCACTGTCGGCTTCCTCGTGGGGGCGCTGTTCTCCGGCATCAGCGGCTACGTCGGCATGAACGTCGCGGTGCGCGCGAACGTGCGCGTCGCCCAGGCCGCCCGTGAGGGCCTGACGGGAGCGCTGAAGATCGCGTTCGACGGCGGCGCGGTCGCCGGACTGGCCGTAGCCGGCCTCGCGCTCCTCGGCGTGGCCGGTTTCTTCTGGCTGTTCACGGTCGCGCTCGGGCTCGAGAACCCGGTCGAGCCCCTCGTGGGCTTCGCGTTCGGCGCCTCCCTCATCAGCCTCTTCGCCCGCGTGGGCGGCGGCATCTACACGAAGGCCGCCGACGTCGGCGCCGACCTCGTCGGCAAGGTCGAGGCCGGCATCCCCGAGGACGACCCGCGCAACCCGGCCGTCATCGCCGACAACGTCGGCGACAACGTGGGCGACTGCGCCGGCATGGGCGCCGACCTCTTCGAGACCTACGCGGTCACGGCGATCGGCGCCGTGTTCCTCGGCTTCCTCCTGCCCGGCACCGGCACGGTGACGAGCCTCGTGACGTTCCCGCTGCTCCTGGGCGCCATCGCGATCGTGGCCAGCGTGATCGGCACGCAGTTCGTGAGGCTCGGGCCCGACGGCAACATCATGGGCGCCCTCTACCGGGGCGTCTACGCCAGCGCGGCCCTCTCCGTCGTGGGCTTCCTGCTGGCGAGCTGGGGCCTCTTCCGCGGCGTCGACCTGCCCGCGCTGCTCGGCCGCGACGTCACCTGGTTCGGCCTCTTCCTCGCCAGCCTCATCGGCATCGCGGTCGTGCTGCTGATCATGTACATCACCGAGTACTACACGGCCACGCGCTTCCGCCCGGTGCGGCGCATCGCCGCGGCCTCCGTGACCGGCTCGGCGACGAACATCATCTCGGGCCTCGCCGTGGGCATGCAGTCGGCGGCGCTCCCCACCCTCGTGCTGGTGCTGGCCATGTTCGGCGCCTTCCAGCTGGCCGGCCTCTACGGCATCGCCGTCGCGGCCGTGGCCATGCTGTCCGTCACGGGCATGGTCGTGGCGATGGACACCTACGGGCCCATCACCGACAACGCCGGCGGCATCGCCGAGATGGCCGAGCTCGACGACTCGGTGCGCGCGAACACCGACGCCCTCGACGCCGTGGGCAACACCACGAAGGCCGTCACGAAGGGCTACGCGATCGGCTCGGCGGCGCTGGCCGCGCTGGTCCTGTTCGCGGACTTCGCCGAGCGCCTGAAGCTCGTCGACGACCTCAGGTTCGCCGAGGGCGCGTTCCGCCTCAACGACCCGATCGTCCTCGTCGGGCTCCTGGTGGGCGCCATGCTGCCGTTCCTGTTCTCCTCGTTCCTGATGGAGTCGGTGGGCAAGGCCGCCGGCTCGGTCATCGAGGAGGTGAGGCGGCAGTTCCGCGAGATCAAGGGGATCATGGAGGGCACCGCCAAGCCCGACTACGGCAAGGCCGTGGACATCGTCACGCGCGCCGCGCTGCGCGAGATGGCGCTGCCCGGCGTGATGGCCGTGGCCGCGCCGCTGATCGTCGGCTTCCTGTGGGGCCCGCTGGCGCTGGGCGGGCTGCTGATCGGCGTGATCGCCTCCGGCCTGATGATGGCCCTGACGATGTCGAACGGCGGCGGCGCCTGGGACAACGCCAAGAAGTTCATCGAGGACGGCAACCACGGCGGCAAGGGCTCGGATGCCCATGCCGCGGCCGTCGTGGGCGACACCGTCGGCGACCCGTACAAGGACACGGCCGGGCCCTCGATCAACCCGCTGATCAAGGTCATCAACACCGTCGCGCTGATCTTCGCGGGCGTCATCGCCCTCTCGGGCGGCTGGCTGCTCTGA
- the pgm gene encoding phosphoglucomutase (alpha-D-glucose-1,6-bisphosphate-dependent), which produces MSTHPLAGKPAPRSLLVDVPRLVASYYALRPDPGQRAERVSFGTSGHRGTSLNASFNEDHIAAICQAVADHRAARGVTGPLFLGADTHALSEPALLTAVEVLAANGVRVVVSGASAAPEAARGWRSTRAGALPALLPVPTPVVSHAVVSHNAGRRGSPQREGRADGIVITPSHNPPEDGGFKYNPPHGGPADTDETDAIQAAANRHLEEGLRGVRRLGARRAFAGGSVEARDLVSPYVEDLAAAVDLERVAAAGVRVGADPLGGAALPYLAPLAERYGLDLEVISDVVDPAFSFMRVDHDGKVRMDCSSPHAMAGLVAAKDRYDVAFGNDPDADRHGVVTRAGGLLNPNHYLCVAAEYLFAHRPGWPASAGLGKTVVTTALLDRVASAAGRGVTEVPVGFKWFVPGLRDGSLGLAGEESAGATLLRRDGAAWTTDKDGIVMGLLAAEIAAVTGRDPAELYGDLTARLGEPAYARVDAPADAAQRDVLKRLRPEDVKATTLAGERVVAVMDSAPANGAPLGGIKVVVESGWFAARPSGTEDVYKVYAESFAGPDHLRRLQDEALELVAAAFDAAGVAS; this is translated from the coding sequence GTGAGCACCCACCCCCTGGCCGGCAAGCCGGCGCCACGCAGCCTCCTCGTCGACGTCCCCCGCCTCGTGGCCTCCTACTACGCGCTCAGGCCCGACCCCGGGCAGCGGGCCGAGAGGGTGTCCTTCGGCACCTCGGGGCACCGCGGCACGTCGCTGAACGCCTCTTTCAACGAGGACCACATCGCGGCGATCTGCCAGGCCGTCGCCGACCACAGGGCGGCGCGCGGCGTCACCGGGCCGTTGTTCCTCGGGGCCGACACGCACGCGCTCTCCGAGCCGGCGCTGCTCACCGCCGTCGAGGTACTGGCCGCGAACGGGGTGCGCGTCGTCGTCTCGGGCGCGTCCGCCGCGCCCGAGGCCGCACGCGGCTGGCGGTCGACGCGCGCCGGTGCGCTGCCGGCGCTCCTGCCGGTCCCCACGCCCGTGGTCTCGCACGCCGTCGTGAGCCACAACGCCGGCCGGCGCGGCAGCCCCCAGCGCGAGGGGCGCGCCGACGGCATCGTGATCACGCCCTCGCACAACCCGCCCGAGGACGGGGGGTTCAAGTACAACCCGCCCCACGGCGGACCCGCCGACACCGACGAGACCGACGCGATCCAGGCGGCGGCCAACAGGCACCTCGAGGAGGGGCTGAGGGGCGTGCGTCGCCTGGGCGCGCGCCGCGCCTTCGCCGGCGGGTCGGTCGAGGCGCGCGACCTCGTGAGCCCCTACGTCGAGGACCTCGCCGCCGCCGTCGACCTGGAGCGCGTGGCGGCGGCCGGCGTGAGGGTCGGCGCCGACCCCTTGGGCGGCGCGGCCCTGCCCTACCTGGCCCCCCTGGCCGAGCGCTACGGCCTCGACCTCGAGGTGATCTCGGACGTCGTCGACCCGGCGTTCTCCTTCATGCGCGTCGATCACGACGGCAAGGTCCGCATGGACTGCTCGTCCCCGCACGCGATGGCCGGGCTGGTGGCCGCCAAGGACCGCTACGACGTCGCCTTCGGCAACGACCCCGACGCCGACCGCCACGGCGTCGTCACGCGGGCGGGCGGCCTGCTGAACCCCAACCACTACCTGTGCGTGGCGGCCGAGTACCTCTTCGCGCACCGACCCGGCTGGCCGGCGTCCGCGGGGCTGGGCAAGACCGTCGTGACGACGGCGCTGCTCGACAGGGTCGCGTCCGCGGCCGGGCGAGGGGTGACGGAGGTGCCCGTGGGCTTCAAGTGGTTCGTGCCGGGTCTGCGGGACGGCAGCCTGGGGTTGGCGGGCGAGGAGAGCGCCGGCGCCACGCTGCTGCGGCGCGACGGCGCCGCGTGGACCACGGACAAGGACGGGATCGTGATGGGACTGCTCGCCGCCGAGATCGCCGCCGTCACGGGGCGCGACCCCGCCGAGCTGTACGGCGACCTCACGGCGCGGCTGGGCGAGCCGGCCTACGCCAGGGTCGACGCGCCCGCGGACGCCGCCCAGCGCGACGTCCTCAAGCGCCTGCGGCCAGAGGACGTGAAGGCGACGACGCTGGCGGGCGAGAGGGTCGTGGCCGTGATGGACTCCGCCCCGGCCAACGGCGCGCCGCTCGGCGGCATCAAGGTCGTGGTGGAGAGCGGCTGGTTCGCCGCGCGTCCCTCCGGCACGGAGGACGTCTACAAGGTCTACGCCGAGAGCTTCGCCGGCCCCGACCACCTGCGGAGGCTGCAGGACGAGGCGCTGGAGCTGGTGGCGGCGGCGTTCGACGCCGCTGGGGTGGCGTCGTGA